In Blastopirellula sp. J2-11, a single genomic region encodes these proteins:
- a CDS encoding parallel beta-helix domain-containing protein: MFGENPFLSPAQTWLRTLTSLSTLVAAGVILAPLFAEEATTQAPAIVNIDAGDGFQERLQGRLITAAPGEVIILPVGRFKLDKELNVAASSVTIRGQGPDQTILQFAGQRTGSHGLLATGDNLVLEDFAIEDAAGTALKTLGCRNVIFRRLRAEWTGGEKPTNGAYGLYPVQCDNVLIEACTAIGASDAGIYVGQSRQVVVRRCRAERNVAGIEIENTIDADVYENVATNNTAGLLVFDLPGLPQRNGKRVRVFNNQVTKNNHVNFAPQGNLVATLPPGTGMMVMATDDVELFQNEISANKTCNLAVLSYETAGTRHSDANFDPTPERISIHDNRFSSGGDQPQGILAQQLASFFSDQFPDILYDGVRPPNYDEKKQGPLIYLENNGEATFADIQIGQLTPQNLLSGKYQIIRNTDAYQKPIAALSEVKLTPHAPAQGTVSAAVAVYRSAPKRLSEWGLFVGDGSSQQPVDGVIPYDLNTPLFSDYASKYRFIRLPKAASIDWRDDDVLDFPVGTVIAKTFAYPTDMRDLDAGQTLLETRIQIRKETGWYGFAYIWNDEQNEAMLSLGGGEINASWIHTNGARRTNQYRVPNANECLNCHRNDREFTPLGPTARNLNREFAYPHGGENQLSHWSARGWLSNAPPEARRPRLADFQDPTGDIDRRARAYLEVNCAHCHNPTGTASTSGLDLRSAQTDPFQYGVWKPPVAAGQGAGDRKYDIVPGHPEASILMRRLESSQSAIQMPPIAHEIVHDEGVRIIRQWIEQHPTVEPTDHGKN; encoded by the coding sequence ATGTTTGGCGAGAATCCTTTCTTAAGCCCCGCGCAGACTTGGCTCCGCACACTCACATCTCTATCGACGCTGGTCGCAGCAGGCGTCATCCTCGCTCCTCTTTTCGCGGAAGAAGCGACGACGCAGGCGCCGGCAATCGTCAATATCGACGCCGGCGACGGCTTTCAAGAGCGATTGCAGGGACGCTTGATCACAGCGGCGCCCGGTGAAGTGATTATCTTGCCGGTTGGTCGTTTCAAGTTGGATAAAGAACTAAACGTCGCGGCGAGCAGCGTCACAATTCGCGGCCAAGGGCCTGACCAAACCATTTTGCAGTTCGCCGGTCAGCGAACCGGCTCGCATGGCTTGTTGGCGACCGGTGACAATCTAGTGCTGGAAGATTTCGCGATTGAAGACGCTGCCGGGACCGCGTTGAAAACGCTCGGGTGCCGCAATGTGATCTTTCGTCGCCTGCGAGCCGAATGGACCGGCGGCGAGAAGCCTACCAACGGCGCGTATGGCCTTTATCCCGTGCAGTGCGATAACGTCTTGATCGAAGCGTGCACGGCGATCGGCGCTTCCGACGCCGGCATCTATGTTGGGCAATCGCGGCAGGTCGTCGTTCGCCGCTGCCGGGCCGAGAGAAACGTCGCCGGTATCGAGATCGAGAATACGATCGACGCAGACGTCTACGAAAACGTGGCGACAAACAACACCGCAGGCCTTCTCGTTTTCGATTTGCCGGGTCTACCGCAACGTAACGGCAAACGCGTGCGAGTCTTCAACAACCAAGTGACGAAGAACAACCACGTTAACTTCGCTCCGCAGGGTAACCTGGTGGCGACGCTTCCCCCAGGCACCGGCATGATGGTGATGGCGACCGACGATGTCGAACTGTTCCAAAACGAGATTTCGGCCAACAAAACGTGCAATCTGGCCGTGCTCAGCTATGAGACGGCCGGCACGCGCCACTCGGATGCGAATTTTGACCCGACGCCCGAGCGCATCTCGATTCACGACAACCGTTTTTCCAGCGGCGGCGATCAACCTCAGGGAATCTTGGCCCAACAATTGGCCTCATTTTTCAGCGATCAGTTTCCCGACATTCTGTACGACGGCGTGCGGCCTCCGAATTACGACGAAAAGAAGCAAGGGCCGTTGATCTATCTAGAGAACAATGGCGAAGCAACCTTCGCCGACATTCAAATCGGGCAACTGACGCCGCAAAATCTGCTGAGCGGTAAGTACCAGATCATCCGAAACACAGACGCCTATCAGAAACCAATCGCGGCGCTGTCCGAAGTGAAACTGACGCCGCACGCTCCAGCACAGGGAACCGTCAGCGCAGCGGTCGCCGTTTATCGCAGCGCGCCCAAGCGACTATCCGAATGGGGCTTGTTTGTCGGCGACGGATCGTCGCAGCAGCCAGTCGACGGCGTAATTCCGTACGACTTGAACACGCCGCTCTTTTCGGATTACGCCTCGAAATATCGCTTTATCCGCTTACCGAAAGCAGCGTCTATCGATTGGCGCGACGACGACGTATTGGATTTTCCGGTCGGGACGGTGATCGCCAAAACCTTCGCCTATCCCACCGACATGCGCGACCTGGACGCCGGCCAAACATTGCTGGAGACGCGAATTCAAATCCGCAAGGAGACCGGTTGGTACGGCTTCGCCTATATCTGGAACGATGAGCAAAACGAGGCGATGCTAAGCCTGGGAGGGGGCGAGATCAACGCCAGTTGGATTCATACGAACGGTGCGCGTCGAACCAATCAGTACCGCGTGCCGAACGCGAACGAATGCTTGAACTGTCATCGCAATGATCGCGAGTTCACGCCGCTCGGCCCGACCGCACGCAATTTGAACCGCGAGTTCGCCTATCCGCACGGCGGCGAAAATCAATTGTCGCATTGGAGCGCCCGCGGCTGGTTAAGCAACGCTCCGCCAGAAGCGCGGCGCCCTCGACTGGCCGACTTCCAAGATCCGACCGGCGACATCGACCGGCGTGCGCGCGCTTACTTGGAAGTCAATTGCGCCCATTGCCATAACCCGACGGGGACAGCGAGTACTTCGGGGCTCGATTTACGGTCGGCGCAGACCGACCCGTTTCAATACGGCGTCTGGAAGCCGCCGGTCGCAGCCGGACAAGGCGCTGGCGATCGTAAGTACGACATCGTACCGGGACATCCCGAGGCCTCGATTTTGATGCGGCGACTTGAGTCATCCCAATCCGCCATCCAGATGCCGCCGATCGCGCATGAAATCGTGCACGATGAAGGAGTGCGGATCATTCGACAATGGATCGAGCAGCACCCAACGGTCGAGCCAACCGATCACGGCAAAAATTAA
- a CDS encoding DUF1559 domain-containing protein has product MSSSKVGRQGFTLVELLVVIAIIGVLIALLLPAVQQAREAARRMSCSNNLKQMGIALHTYHDTFGSFPPAATLNYSTSSSGGGDWITSGNAALLPFLEQGNLKDLYDSTEPWEDQSSVVAQTVVDTFVCPSNAGDKTLTLEFLSASGYSVGSKLAITTYLFSRGGYLGWCSNPRTAPAAERGMFDVNSKTRLADVRDGSSNTIAMGEGATGKRGEIGEGWGSTTVSTTMIPGQAWMVPTPIPSDFVSAGVPYSASIYGSTYEKINKYPVTSSYMDVDSMTDCVGNTTDTISGFRSYHPGGALFLFGDSSGHFISETINMTTYRGLSTMAGNEVVTLE; this is encoded by the coding sequence ATGTCTTCTTCTAAGGTGGGCCGCCAGGGCTTTACACTAGTCGAACTGCTCGTTGTTATCGCGATTATCGGCGTCTTAATCGCTTTGCTCTTACCGGCGGTTCAGCAAGCGCGCGAAGCGGCGAGACGGATGTCCTGCTCGAACAATCTCAAGCAAATGGGCATCGCGTTGCATACCTATCATGACACGTTCGGCAGTTTCCCTCCGGCGGCGACGCTTAACTACAGCACGTCGAGTTCAGGCGGCGGGGATTGGATCACCAGCGGCAATGCGGCGCTGCTCCCTTTCTTGGAGCAAGGGAATCTGAAGGATTTGTATGATTCGACGGAACCGTGGGAGGATCAATCGTCTGTCGTAGCGCAGACGGTTGTGGACACCTTCGTCTGCCCATCGAACGCCGGGGACAAAACGCTCACGCTCGAATTTCTGTCGGCCAGCGGCTACTCCGTGGGAAGCAAACTGGCGATCACCACCTATCTCTTCAGTCGCGGAGGCTATTTAGGATGGTGCAGTAATCCACGGACGGCGCCAGCGGCGGAACGCGGCATGTTTGACGTGAATTCAAAAACGCGCTTGGCCGATGTCCGCGATGGCAGCAGCAATACGATCGCGATGGGCGAAGGAGCAACCGGCAAGCGGGGAGAAATCGGCGAGGGCTGGGGCAGCACGACGGTCTCGACGACGATGATTCCGGGCCAAGCGTGGATGGTTCCGACTCCCATTCCTAGTGACTTTGTCTCGGCTGGAGTTCCCTATTCGGCCAGCATCTACGGATCGACCTACGAAAAGATCAACAAATATCCGGTGACATCGTCCTATATGGATGTCGACAGCATGACCGACTGCGTCGGCAATACGACCGATACGATCAGCGGTTTTCGCAGCTATCATCCTGGCGGAGCGCTCTTCTTATTCGGCGACTCATCAGGGCATTTCATCAGCGAAACGATCAACATGACGACCTATCGCGGCTTGTCGACCATGGCAGGCAACGAAGTCGTAACGCTAGAATAG
- the cysS gene encoding cysteine--tRNA ligase, with protein MTIRVYNTLSKTKEEFQTVTPGKVGIYLCGPTVYAEAHIGHMVGPVIFDTVKRYLAYSGYEVNLVVNITDVDDKLIKKATERGISMEEVANENIADYLHNLSALGVDQIDQMPKATETMDGIIAMVAELIEKGFAYASEGDVYFEVTKDPEYGKLTNRTVEAMQGEGGEAASRKRSPGDFALWKKAKAGEPSWKSPWGDGRPGWHIECSAMSKAILGETFDIHGGGLDLIFPHHENEIAQSECCHAKPMVKYWMHNGLLRSDPAAGKIGGRAEREGAAEAGGKMSRSGGAGGLAKLIERQSGERIRFFLLRTHYRSTILFSEEAIAEAGVGLDSFYRLFERYERLTGESFFDLPAAKTRKDGDFDPKKEDLLVAIAKHRDAYLEKMDDDFNTGGAVSELFEIARLINKTIDQQKLEGDTSADLTSIKKAFSVLRELTGILGIFVTAPEKSSSGDSELVGQLMQLLIDVRASARQKKDFEMSDIIRDRLTALGVTLEDRKEGATWRLG; from the coding sequence ATGACCATTCGCGTTTACAACACGTTGTCGAAAACCAAGGAAGAGTTTCAAACGGTGACGCCGGGCAAGGTAGGGATTTATCTCTGCGGCCCCACGGTCTACGCCGAGGCGCATATCGGCCACATGGTGGGCCCCGTCATTTTTGATACGGTCAAACGTTATCTCGCCTACTCGGGTTATGAAGTAAACCTGGTCGTCAACATTACCGACGTCGATGACAAGCTGATCAAAAAGGCGACCGAGCGCGGCATCAGCATGGAAGAAGTCGCGAATGAGAACATCGCCGACTATTTGCATAACCTCTCTGCGCTGGGCGTTGACCAAATCGATCAGATGCCCAAAGCGACCGAGACGATGGACGGCATCATCGCGATGGTCGCCGAGCTGATCGAAAAAGGGTTCGCCTACGCCTCGGAAGGGGATGTCTACTTTGAGGTCACCAAAGACCCCGAGTATGGCAAGCTGACCAATCGAACCGTCGAAGCGATGCAGGGAGAAGGAGGCGAAGCCGCTTCACGCAAACGTTCGCCTGGCGACTTTGCGCTCTGGAAAAAAGCGAAAGCCGGCGAACCAAGTTGGAAGAGTCCTTGGGGCGACGGCCGCCCCGGCTGGCATATCGAATGCTCGGCAATGAGCAAGGCGATTCTGGGCGAAACCTTCGACATTCATGGGGGCGGACTCGACCTGATCTTCCCTCATCACGAAAACGAAATCGCCCAAAGCGAATGCTGCCACGCCAAGCCGATGGTCAAATATTGGATGCACAACGGGCTGCTCCGCAGCGATCCCGCTGCCGGAAAAATCGGCGGTCGCGCCGAACGTGAAGGCGCCGCGGAAGCCGGCGGCAAAATGAGCCGATCAGGCGGCGCGGGCGGTCTGGCCAAGTTGATTGAGCGTCAGTCGGGCGAACGGATCCGCTTTTTCCTCCTCCGGACGCACTACCGCAGCACGATCCTCTTTAGCGAAGAAGCGATCGCCGAAGCCGGCGTCGGACTCGACAGCTTCTACCGTTTGTTCGAACGGTACGAACGTCTGACCGGCGAAAGCTTTTTCGATCTGCCGGCCGCCAAGACGCGGAAAGATGGCGATTTCGATCCGAAAAAAGAGGACTTGCTGGTCGCGATCGCCAAGCATCGCGACGCCTATCTCGAAAAGATGGACGACGATTTCAACACCGGCGGCGCGGTGAGCGAACTGTTTGAGATTGCCCGCTTGATTAACAAGACGATCGATCAGCAAAAGCTGGAAGGCGACACATCGGCCGATCTGACCAGCATCAAGAAAGCCTTCTCGGTTTTGCGAGAACTGACCGGCATCCTCGGTATTTTTGTGACGGCGCCAGAGAAATCATCCAGCGGCGACAGCGAACTGGTCGGCCAGCTGATGCAGCTATTGATCGACGTCCGCGCGTCGGCTCGCCAAAAGAAAGACTTTGAGATGAGCGACATCATCCGCGATCGCCTGACCGCGCTGGGCGTCACCCTCGAAGATCGCAAAGAAGGCGCGACCTGGCGACTGGGCTAG
- the ispF gene encoding 2-C-methyl-D-erythritol 2,4-cyclodiphosphate synthase: MIRIGLGHDTHRLAEGGPLRLGGVDIPHDQHLVGHSDADVLMHAITDALLGAANLPDIGEWFPNSAAENRGRDSADFLRFAYHKVNEEGWRIINIDTVIFAQEPKLSPYKEAMRMALAKILTVEPEQVGIKAKTGEQVGLVGRREAIQAECVVLLEKIDEFI; the protein is encoded by the coding sequence ATGATCCGCATCGGTTTAGGACACGACACGCACCGGCTCGCCGAGGGTGGTCCGCTTCGCCTGGGAGGAGTCGATATTCCACATGACCAACATCTGGTCGGTCATAGTGACGCTGACGTTTTGATGCATGCGATCACCGACGCGTTACTGGGCGCCGCTAATTTGCCCGACATCGGCGAGTGGTTCCCCAATAGTGCGGCCGAAAATCGCGGCCGTGATTCGGCCGACTTTCTCCGCTTCGCCTATCACAAGGTGAATGAAGAAGGCTGGCGAATTATCAATATAGATACCGTCATTTTTGCTCAGGAGCCCAAACTTTCGCCTTACAAAGAGGCGATGCGCATGGCTCTGGCCAAAATCCTCACGGTCGAACCAGAACAAGTCGGCATCAAAGCCAAAACCGGCGAACAAGTCGGCCTGGTCGGTCGCCGCGAAGCAATCCAAGCCGAATGCGTCGTACTGCTCGAGAAGATTGACGAGTTTATATGA
- a CDS encoding ATP-binding cassette domain-containing protein, with protein MPPIIEIQRLTKTYEVYQKKEGLFASIQGLFHRDYKTVEAVRGIDLTVDQGEFVAFLGPNGAGKTTTLKLLSGVINPTSGNATVMGYVPWKRENGYRRRFALVMGQKNQLWWDLPAQDSFRLHQKIYRVDANEFQRTQDELTDLLDVRRLLNQPVRNLSLGERMKMELIAALLHSPEVLFLDEPTIGLDVVAQHNIQKFLKHYQAERKITVLLTSHYMKDIAALCQRVVVIAGGEIIYDGSLSGIIDRFGGHKIVTLQFEQEAVPGDLSRFGDVIEIQHPRAKIRVDRNAVGRVLGSILDQYELADVSVEDPPLEEVIAEVFSLSKGQSPEPAAIH; from the coding sequence ATGCCCCCAATTATCGAAATCCAACGACTGACGAAGACGTACGAGGTTTACCAGAAAAAAGAGGGGCTGTTCGCCTCGATTCAGGGGCTGTTTCACCGCGATTACAAGACCGTTGAAGCGGTTCGCGGGATTGATCTGACCGTAGACCAGGGCGAATTCGTCGCGTTTCTCGGCCCCAATGGCGCCGGAAAAACGACCACGCTCAAGCTCCTCTCTGGCGTCATTAACCCCACCAGCGGCAACGCGACGGTCATGGGCTATGTCCCCTGGAAACGCGAAAATGGGTATCGTCGCCGATTTGCGTTGGTGATGGGGCAAAAGAATCAGCTGTGGTGGGACCTGCCGGCTCAAGACAGCTTTCGGCTCCATCAGAAGATCTACCGCGTTGACGCCAACGAGTTTCAGCGCACCCAGGACGAATTGACCGATCTGTTGGATGTCCGTCGTTTGCTCAATCAGCCGGTCCGCAACTTGTCGCTGGGCGAGCGGATGAAGATGGAACTGATCGCGGCGCTGTTGCACTCGCCAGAGGTGTTGTTTCTGGATGAACCGACAATCGGGCTAGATGTCGTCGCGCAGCACAACATTCAAAAGTTCCTGAAGCATTATCAGGCCGAGCGGAAGATCACGGTGCTGCTGACCAGTCACTACATGAAAGATATCGCCGCGCTCTGTCAGCGCGTGGTCGTGATCGCCGGGGGCGAAATCATCTATGACGGATCGCTCTCTGGAATCATCGATCGGTTTGGCGGTCATAAAATTGTCACGCTGCAATTTGAACAAGAAGCCGTGCCCGGCGATCTATCGCGGTTTGGCGATGTGATTGAGATTCAGCATCCTCGCGCCAAGATTCGGGTTGATCGCAATGCGGTCGGCCGCGTGCTGGGTTCGATTTTGGATCAGTACGAGCTGGCCGATGTCAGCGTCGAAGATCCGCCGCTCGAAGAAGTGATCGCCGAGGTCTTCTCGTTGTCCAAAGGGCAGTCGCCCGAACCGGCCGCTATCCACTAA
- a CDS encoding ABC transporter permease, translating to MTELAARASTWWAIFKINFHEKLVYRGDFMLGTLMRFLPIVTQVFLWYAVFGSIRATTGEGADQAKIAGYTYDNIVAYYLLSTVSRAFSSMPGLASGIALQIREGEIKKYLIQPLDLISFMFLNRLAHKLTYYIVAALPFALVFWLCRDFFGGWPPATTLLAFFASLLMSFALGFFMEATIGMIGFWFLEVSSLLFVYMLFNFFLSGHMFPLDMLDSVGGPWGTIVRVLPLMYLAYFPAAVFLGKIQGTELVIGLVVQLAWVIFFYVTCRMALHYGVKRYSGYGG from the coding sequence ATGACCGAATTGGCGGCCCGCGCTTCGACCTGGTGGGCAATCTTCAAGATCAATTTTCACGAGAAGCTCGTCTATCGCGGCGACTTCATGCTCGGCACGCTGATGCGTTTTTTGCCGATCGTGACGCAAGTCTTTTTGTGGTACGCCGTCTTTGGCTCGATTCGGGCCACCACCGGCGAAGGCGCCGACCAGGCGAAAATCGCCGGCTACACCTACGACAATATCGTCGCTTATTACCTGCTGTCGACGGTTAGCCGCGCCTTCTCCAGCATGCCGGGGCTGGCCTCGGGGATTGCGTTGCAAATTCGCGAAGGGGAGATCAAGAAGTATCTGATCCAGCCGTTGGATCTGATTTCGTTCATGTTTCTCAATCGCCTGGCGCACAAACTGACCTACTACATTGTCGCCGCGCTGCCGTTCGCGCTGGTCTTTTGGCTCTGTCGCGACTTTTTTGGAGGCTGGCCCCCCGCGACTACTTTGCTGGCGTTCTTTGCGTCCCTGTTGATGAGTTTCGCACTCGGCTTTTTTATGGAAGCGACGATCGGCATGATCGGCTTCTGGTTTTTGGAAGTCAGTTCGCTGCTATTCGTCTATATGTTGTTCAATTTTTTCCTTTCGGGGCACATGTTTCCGCTCGACATGCTCGACAGCGTCGGCGGCCCGTGGGGAACAATCGTGCGCGTCTTGCCGCTGATGTATCTCGCTTATTTTCCGGCGGCGGTTTTTCTGGGAAAGATCCAAGGGACAGAACTGGTGATCGGGTTGGTCGTGCAGTTGGCCTGGGTGATTTTCTTTTACGTGACCTGTCGCATGGCGCTGCATTACGGCGTCAAACGATATAGCGGATACGGAGGTTAA
- a CDS encoding ABC transporter permease yields the protein MSSDRAAYWPVFYTFVRNSLIRDLSYRSNFVIECASSLSWVLMNLGFYLLIFTFTAEIGDGTGWKKYEFFVFLATTLFINSLMQTFFMPNAQEFSELIRTGRLDFALLKPIDTQFLISFQKVNWPSMSNFLFGLVLLSISLWNLTERPDQPLVITSYMLIAYPLFLLCGVGILYSLMIVLAATSIWLGRNQSLYDFWFYITSFSRYPMEIYQGGIGDTLRIIFTFAIPILVVVNVPARIMAKPLGISSSENIMLACFAVVATTGSILGSRWVFKRALLSYRSASS from the coding sequence ATGTCTTCGGATCGCGCGGCGTATTGGCCGGTCTTTTACACGTTTGTGCGGAACAGTTTGATCCGCGACTTGAGCTATCGCAGCAACTTCGTCATTGAATGCGCTTCGAGCTTGTCGTGGGTGTTGATGAACCTGGGGTTCTATCTGCTGATCTTCACCTTTACGGCCGAGATCGGCGACGGGACCGGCTGGAAGAAGTACGAGTTCTTCGTCTTTTTAGCGACGACTCTCTTTATCAACAGTTTGATGCAGACCTTCTTTATGCCGAACGCCCAGGAATTTTCCGAATTGATCCGGACAGGGCGGCTCGACTTTGCGCTGCTCAAACCGATTGATACGCAGTTTTTGATTTCGTTTCAGAAGGTGAACTGGCCGTCGATGTCGAACTTTTTGTTCGGCCTGGTCTTGCTTAGCATTTCGCTCTGGAATTTGACCGAACGCCCTGACCAGCCGCTGGTGATTACGTCTTACATGTTGATCGCGTATCCCCTGTTTTTATTGTGCGGCGTCGGCATTCTCTACAGCTTGATGATCGTGTTGGCGGCGACCAGCATCTGGCTCGGCCGAAACCAGTCGCTGTACGATTTTTGGTTCTACATCACCAGCTTTTCCCGCTACCCGATGGAGATCTACCAGGGGGGAATCGGCGACACGCTACGGATTATCTTTACGTTCGCGATCCCAATTTTGGTGGTGGTCAACGTACCGGCGCGGATCATGGCGAAGCCGCTGGGGATTTCGTCGAGCGAAAATATCATGCTCGCCTGTTTCGCCGTCGTCGCCACCACCGGCAGCATCCTCGGCTCACGCTGGGTCTTCAAGCGAGCCCTGCTCAGCTATCGCAGCGCTTCTTCGTAA